In Limnobaculum parvum, one DNA window encodes the following:
- the lapB gene encoding lipopolysaccharide assembly protein LapB encodes MLELLFLLLPVAAAYGWYMGRRGAQQERQQEANKLSRGYVDGVNFLLSNQQDKAVDLFVDMLKEDGGAFEAHLTLGNLFRSRGEVDRAIRIHQSLIESASLAFEQRLLVTQQLGWDYMAAGLYDRAEQMFIQLINEADFRVPALKQLLIIYQATSDWQQAIEMAEKLVKAGKDEFRLQIAHFYCELALQAMGSDDLDKAMGLLKRAASADKSCARVSIMSGRIWIARGDDTKAINELERVIDQDKDFVSETISMLYECYQRLQQPERWIEYLKRCVAENTGSEAELKLADMLEQTEGRDAAQTYINRQLQLHPTTRGFYRLMDYQLAEAEEGRAKESLLVLREMVGEQIRIRPRYRCEKCGLVANSLYWHCPSCRAWSTVKPIRGLDGQ; translated from the coding sequence ATGCTAGAACTGCTGTTTCTGTTGTTGCCCGTAGCTGCCGCATACGGCTGGTATATGGGCCGAAGAGGCGCACAACAGGAGCGGCAGCAGGAAGCGAATAAACTGTCCCGTGGTTATGTGGACGGGGTTAACTTCCTGCTTTCTAACCAACAAGATAAAGCCGTTGATCTCTTTGTCGACATGTTAAAAGAGGACGGCGGCGCTTTTGAAGCCCACCTGACGCTAGGCAACTTATTCCGTTCTCGGGGTGAAGTTGACCGAGCTATCCGTATCCACCAGTCTTTGATTGAGAGTGCTTCCCTTGCGTTTGAACAGCGTTTGTTGGTTACTCAGCAATTAGGCTGGGACTATATGGCAGCAGGTCTCTACGATCGTGCTGAACAGATGTTCATCCAGTTAATCAATGAAGCAGACTTTCGTGTTCCTGCATTGAAGCAGTTGCTGATTATTTATCAGGCAACCAGCGATTGGCAGCAGGCGATAGAGATGGCTGAAAAATTGGTTAAAGCCGGAAAAGATGAGTTTCGTCTTCAGATTGCTCATTTTTATTGTGAATTAGCTTTGCAAGCGATGGGTTCTGATGATCTGGATAAAGCGATGGGGTTGCTGAAAAGAGCCGCATCGGCCGATAAGAGTTGTGCCCGGGTATCGATTATGTCTGGCCGTATTTGGATTGCTCGCGGTGACGATACTAAAGCGATTAATGAGCTTGAACGAGTGATTGATCAGGATAAAGATTTTGTCAGTGAGACCATTTCTATGCTGTATGAGTGCTATCAACGATTACAGCAGCCTGAGCGTTGGATAGAGTACCTGAAGCGTTGTGTGGCAGAAAATACCGGCTCAGAAGCAGAATTAAAACTAGCAGATATGTTGGAGCAAACTGAGGGGCGGGATGCCGCTCAAACCTACATTAACCGTCAGTTACAGCTTCATCCCACCACCCGAGGTTTTTATCGCCTGATGGATTACCAATTGGCGGAAGCAGAAGAAGGGCGAGCTAAAGAGAGCCTGCTCGTTTTACGCGAAATGGTCGGTGAACAAATTCGTATCCGCCCTCGTTATCGCTGTGAAAAGTGTGGGCTGGTGGCTAATTCGCTTTACTGGCACTGTCCCTCTTGTCGGGCATGGTCTACGGTGAAGCCTATTCGTGGATTAGATGGTCAATAA
- the pyrF gene encoding orotidine-5'-phosphate decarboxylase: MSMSTSPIIVALDYDNQRSALELADKIEPKDCRLKIGKEMFSLCGPELVRELHQRGFDIFLDLKFHDIPNTVAKSVAAAAELGVWMVDVHASGGARMLEAAKKALLPYGDSAPKLIAVTVLTSMDESDLRGIGITSSLEEHAERLARLAKENGLDGVVCSAHEARHLKSLFGPAFQLVTPGIRPVGSDIGDQRRVMTPPQALDAGVDYMVIGRPITQSANPAQALQNILTSLA, translated from the coding sequence ATGTCGATGTCGACTTCACCCATAATTGTTGCTCTGGATTACGATAATCAACGCTCAGCCCTTGAACTGGCCGATAAAATAGAGCCTAAAGATTGCCGGCTGAAAATTGGTAAAGAGATGTTTTCTCTGTGTGGTCCTGAATTGGTACGTGAGTTACATCAGCGTGGTTTTGATATTTTTCTGGATTTGAAGTTTCATGATATTCCCAATACGGTAGCGAAGAGTGTTGCCGCGGCGGCTGAGTTGGGCGTTTGGATGGTCGATGTGCACGCCAGCGGTGGCGCTCGTATGTTGGAAGCCGCAAAGAAAGCACTTTTGCCTTATGGTGATTCTGCGCCTAAGCTAATTGCCGTGACGGTATTAACCAGTATGGATGAGAGCGATTTACGGGGCATTGGAATTACCTCTTCGCTGGAAGAGCATGCAGAAAGGCTGGCTCGATTAGCAAAAGAGAATGGCCTTGATGGCGTCGTGTGTTCAGCGCATGAAGCTCGCCATTTGAAATCATTGTTTGGTCCGGCATTCCAGTTAGTTACCCCAGGAATTCGTCCTGTAGGTAGCGATATTGGAGATCAGCGTCGTGTAATGACGCCGCCACAGGCTTTAGATGCAGGCGTCGACTATATGGTTATTGGTCGTCCTATTACACAGTCAGCTAATCCTGCACAGGCACTACAGAATATTCTGACCAGCTTGGCATAA
- the yciH gene encoding stress response translation initiation inhibitor YciH, giving the protein MTDNNSRLVYSTDSGRITQEEVKVERPKGDGVVRIQRQTSGRKGKGVCIITGLDIDDAELQKLAAELKKKCGCGGAVKDGLIEIQGDKRDELKVLLEYKGFKVKLAGG; this is encoded by the coding sequence ATGACAGATAATAATAGTCGTTTAGTCTACTCTACTGACTCTGGGCGAATTACCCAGGAAGAAGTTAAAGTTGAACGTCCAAAAGGCGATGGTGTTGTCAGAATTCAACGACAAACCAGCGGACGTAAAGGAAAAGGTGTTTGCATTATCACCGGTTTGGATATTGACGATGCCGAATTGCAGAAACTGGCTGCCGAGCTAAAGAAAAAATGCGGTTGCGGTGGTGCAGTGAAAGACGGCCTGATTGAAATTCAAGGTGATAAACGCGATGAGTTAAAAGTGCTGCTAGAATATAAAGGATTCAAAGTTAAACTTGCCGGTGGCTAA
- a CDS encoding GAF domain-containing protein, producing the protein MNKKAFYTELHRDLAALITGEPNLIATFANASALLFERLEAVNWAGFYLLQGDELVLGPFQGKIACTRIPVGRGVCGTAVEENRIQRIDDVHQFEGHIACDSASNAEIVLPVYQGSHIIAVLDIDSTVFGRFDSDDQQGLEKVATLLSQHIS; encoded by the coding sequence ATGAATAAAAAAGCGTTTTATACTGAGTTGCACCGAGACTTGGCCGCCCTGATTACAGGGGAGCCGAATCTGATAGCGACATTTGCTAATGCGAGTGCATTATTATTTGAGCGACTGGAAGCGGTTAACTGGGCTGGTTTCTACCTGTTGCAAGGTGATGAACTGGTGCTTGGACCGTTTCAGGGAAAGATTGCCTGTACGCGAATTCCTGTTGGTCGGGGTGTGTGCGGTACGGCGGTTGAAGAAAATCGAATTCAACGTATTGATGATGTTCATCAATTTGAAGGACACATTGCCTGTGATAGCGCAAGCAATGCGGAGATAGTGTTACCTGTTTATCAGGGAAGTCACATTATCGCTGTTTTAGATATAGATAGTACAGTATTTGGTCGTTTTGATAGTGATGATCAACAAGGTCTGGAAAAAGTTGCTACACTGCTTTCTCAGCATATCAGCTAA
- the proQ gene encoding RNA chaperone ProQ, translated as MENQPKLNSSKEVIAFLAEKFPLCFTLEGEARPLKIGIFQDVVTRLPEETLFSKTQLRTALRLYTSSWRYLHGLKLNAQRVDLDGADCGLLEEQHVEHARKQLEEAKARVQAQRAAQRKESGDAPQARRPRPAARKATSDSKTAQPSSQPKAKAKPAPTRATTTEPAVKVTEKFRPASVADIAALKTGQNVKVRAGQSAMDATVLEIAKDGVRVQLASGLAMLVRAEHLQF; from the coding sequence ATGGAAAATCAACCTAAGTTGAACAGCAGTAAAGAAGTGATTGCCTTTCTGGCAGAAAAATTCCCGCTTTGTTTTACCCTTGAGGGTGAAGCAAGGCCGCTGAAAATTGGAATCTTTCAGGATGTTGTAACCCGACTGCCTGAAGAGACCTTATTCAGTAAAACACAACTACGTACTGCGTTACGCTTATATACGTCCAGTTGGCGTTATCTGCACGGTCTAAAATTAAATGCTCAACGTGTTGATTTAGATGGTGCGGACTGTGGCCTGCTGGAAGAACAGCACGTGGAGCATGCACGTAAGCAACTGGAAGAGGCGAAAGCCCGAGTTCAGGCTCAGCGTGCAGCACAGCGTAAGGAATCAGGAGACGCTCCTCAGGCTCGCCGTCCTCGTCCTGCCGCTAGAAAAGCGACATCGGATAGCAAAACGGCTCAGCCATCGTCTCAACCAAAAGCGAAGGCAAAACCGGCTCCGACACGTGCTACGACCACAGAACCTGCGGTTAAAGTGACTGAAAAATTCCGTCCAGCTTCTGTTGCTGATATTGCTGCGCTTAAAACCGGGCAAAATGTCAAAGTACGTGCAGGGCAGAGCGCTATGGATGCAACCGTTCTCGAAATTGCTAAAGATGGCGTTCGGGTGCAACTCGCTTCAGGTTTAGCTATGCTGGTTCGAGCAGAGCATTTACAGTTTTAA
- the prc gene encoding carboxy terminal-processing peptidase: protein MSNLIRLTAIASLFLAGLSYAKETTITRVDQLPVLKQEGQHATVSERVTARFTRSHYRQFDLDDAFSEKIFNRYLNVLDFSHNVLLVSDISKFADKTTKLDDELKSGQLDTAYDLYNYAQKRRFERLTYALTLLDKPMTFDGDDAIEVDRSKAPWPTSEEELDKLWFEKVKYDELNLKLAGKEWPEIKDILTKRYQSAIKRLSQAKSEDVFQSFINAFAREIDPHTSYLSPRNTEQFNTEMSLSLEGIGAVLQMEDDYTQINSLVAGGPAAKSKSIAVGDKIVGVGQQDKPMVDVIGWRLDDVVALIKGPKGSKVRLEILPAAKGAKSKTVVLTRERIRLEDRAVKMTLKTMGKKKVGVLDIPGFYVGLTEDVKTQLQKLTKQNVDSIIIDLRTNGGGALTEAVSLSGLFIPSGPVVQVRDNNGKIREDSDTDDIVYYKGPLVVLVDRFSASASEIFAAAMQDYGRALIVGEPTFGKGTVQQHRALNRIYDQMLRPDWPELGSVQYTIQKFYRINGGSTQRKGVTPDIIMPTGIDPVETGESFEDNALPWDSVDKATYTLLGDESRYIPTLKKNYDERIAKDPEFQFIMQDIARYKANKDKRSTISLNYAKREKESSEDDAIRLKRINDRLEREGKSKLKSLEDLPKDYKDADPYLDETVLIAVDLADLEKNDATPATPVETEKKIK from the coding sequence ATGAGTAACTTAATCCGGTTAACGGCCATTGCAAGCTTATTTCTAGCAGGATTAAGTTATGCTAAGGAAACGACGATAACCCGTGTCGATCAACTGCCTGTTTTAAAACAAGAAGGGCAGCATGCGACGGTTAGTGAACGGGTAACCGCGCGTTTTACACGTTCACACTATCGTCAGTTCGATCTCGATGATGCATTTTCAGAGAAGATTTTTAATCGTTATCTGAACGTATTGGATTTTAGCCATAATGTTCTGTTGGTTTCTGATATATCTAAATTTGCTGATAAAACGACTAAACTAGATGATGAACTGAAGTCCGGTCAATTAGATACGGCTTATGACCTCTACAACTATGCACAGAAACGTCGTTTTGAGCGTTTAACCTATGCGTTAACGTTGTTGGATAAGCCGATGACGTTTGACGGCGATGACGCGATTGAAGTCGATCGCAGTAAAGCGCCTTGGCCAACTAGCGAAGAAGAGCTGGATAAACTTTGGTTCGAAAAAGTCAAATATGATGAACTCAACCTTAAGTTGGCGGGTAAAGAGTGGCCAGAAATCAAAGATATTCTGACCAAGCGCTATCAGTCAGCCATTAAGCGTTTAAGTCAGGCGAAAAGTGAAGACGTCTTCCAGTCGTTCATTAATGCCTTTGCCCGTGAAATTGATCCGCATACCAGCTATCTTTCTCCTCGAAACACCGAGCAGTTTAATACGGAAATGAGCCTTTCTTTAGAAGGTATCGGTGCCGTATTACAGATGGAAGATGACTATACGCAAATCAATTCTCTGGTTGCCGGTGGACCTGCGGCTAAGAGCAAATCAATTGCAGTTGGTGATAAAATTGTTGGCGTAGGCCAGCAGGATAAGCCAATGGTTGATGTTATCGGTTGGCGTCTGGATGATGTGGTTGCATTAATTAAAGGACCTAAAGGTAGTAAGGTTCGCCTTGAGATTTTACCTGCGGCTAAAGGGGCGAAATCGAAGACGGTTGTCCTGACGCGCGAACGTATTCGCTTGGAAGATCGCGCCGTTAAGATGACGCTGAAGACCATGGGTAAAAAGAAGGTTGGCGTACTGGATATTCCCGGTTTCTACGTTGGCTTGACCGAAGACGTTAAAACACAATTACAGAAACTGACCAAGCAAAACGTCGACAGCATTATTATTGATCTACGTACGAATGGTGGTGGGGCATTAACCGAAGCGGTGTCTCTTTCTGGGTTGTTTATTCCAAGCGGTCCTGTGGTGCAGGTTCGTGATAATAATGGAAAAATTCGCGAAGATAGTGATACCGATGACATTGTTTACTACAAAGGCCCCTTGGTGGTGTTAGTCGATCGCTTTAGTGCCTCAGCATCGGAAATTTTCGCCGCAGCAATGCAAGACTATGGTCGGGCACTGATCGTTGGAGAACCCACCTTTGGTAAAGGTACGGTACAACAGCATCGCGCATTAAACCGTATTTATGATCAAATGCTGCGCCCTGACTGGCCAGAGCTGGGTTCAGTACAGTACACCATTCAAAAGTTCTACCGTATTAACGGTGGTAGTACTCAGCGCAAAGGGGTAACGCCAGATATCATCATGCCTACGGGGATTGATCCGGTAGAAACCGGTGAAAGTTTTGAAGATAATGCGCTACCGTGGGACAGTGTAGATAAAGCAACATACACCCTGTTAGGTGACGAATCTCGCTATATTCCGACCTTGAAGAAGAACTATGATGAGCGGATTGCTAAAGATCCAGAGTTCCAGTTCATCATGCAGGATATTGCACGCTATAAGGCCAATAAAGATAAGCGTTCTACAATTTCACTGAACTACGCGAAACGCGAAAAAGAGAGCAGTGAAGATGATGCGATTCGTTTAAAACGTATCAACGACCGCTTGGAACGTGAAGGCAAGAGCAAGTTGAAATCGCTGGAAGACTTACCAAAAGACTATAAGGACGCCGATCCTTATCTGGATGAGACGGTATTGATCGCAGTAGATTTGGCTGATTTAGAAAAGAATGATGCTACTCCAGCAACCCCTGTGGAGACAGAGAAAAAGATTAAATAG
- the htpX gene encoding protease HtpX — protein MMRIALFLLTNLAVMVVFGIVLSLTGIQGRSAQGLLIMAGLFGFGGAFVSLLMSKWMALRSVGGQVIEQPANEAERWLVETVRHQSQQAGIAMPQVAIYQAPDINAFATGARRNASLVAVSTGLLQNMSRDEAEAVLAHEISHVANGDMVTMTLIQGVVNTFVIFASRLIAQVAAGFMNRGNESSSGNSMIYFAVSMVLELVFGILASIITMWFSRHREFKADAGSANLVGKEKMIAALQRLKTSHEPQESSTMTAFCINGKSKTFSELFLSHPPLDKRIEALRAGSYLK, from the coding sequence ATGATGCGTATAGCGTTATTTTTATTAACAAACCTCGCCGTTATGGTGGTTTTTGGAATCGTGCTAAGTTTGACAGGCATTCAGGGGCGAAGCGCTCAGGGCCTGCTGATCATGGCGGGTTTGTTTGGTTTTGGAGGTGCATTCGTCTCGTTGCTGATGTCAAAATGGATGGCGTTGCGTTCTGTTGGTGGTCAGGTGATTGAACAACCTGCCAATGAAGCGGAACGTTGGTTAGTTGAAACCGTTAGACATCAGTCACAACAGGCGGGTATTGCAATGCCACAGGTTGCCATTTATCAGGCACCCGACATTAACGCATTTGCAACGGGAGCCAGACGAAACGCATCTTTGGTTGCCGTTAGTACAGGTTTATTACAAAACATGAGTCGTGATGAAGCTGAAGCGGTTCTGGCTCATGAGATTAGCCATGTTGCTAACGGTGATATGGTTACCATGACCCTGATTCAAGGTGTGGTAAACACCTTCGTAATTTTTGCTTCACGTTTGATTGCTCAGGTAGCAGCAGGCTTTATGAATCGCGGTAACGAAAGTTCGTCGGGTAACTCCATGATCTATTTTGCCGTTTCTATGGTACTGGAACTGGTATTCGGTATTTTAGCCAGCATCATTACTATGTGGTTCTCTCGTCATCGAGAGTTTAAGGCGGATGCTGGCTCGGCTAATCTGGTTGGTAAAGAGAAGATGATTGCAGCACTGCAGCGCTTGAAAACCAGTCATGAGCCGCAGGAAAGCTCTACCATGACGGCATTTTGCATCAACGGTAAGTCAAAAACCTTTAGTGAGCTGTTTTTGTCCCATCCACCGTTAGACAAGCGTATCGAAGCATTACGTGCAGGTAGCTACCTGAAGTAA
- the purR gene encoding HTH-type transcriptional repressor PurR, translating into MATIKDVAKHAGVSTTTVSHVINKTRFVAEDTKTAVWAAIKELSYSPSAVARSLKVNNTKTIGLLATASGSPYFAEVIQAVEEACYKKGYTLILCNTQNDLEKQQAYLAMLAQKRVDGLLVMCSEYHPPLLSLLENYHAIPMMVMDWNKHKGFTDNIEDNGFHGGYLAARYLIERGHREISTITGQLNEFTGRERHKGFLHALKEAHIDILPEWIIEADFQPQAGYDGMVSLINLKKRPTALFCGGDVIAMGALCAAGDMGVRVPEDISVIGYDNIRHTRFYNPPLTTIQQPKESLAVMALDMLLDRIINKREASHSIELHPELIERKSVTDGPYLKK; encoded by the coding sequence ATGGCAACTATAAAAGATGTGGCTAAACACGCGGGGGTTTCAACGACCACGGTCTCCCACGTTATTAATAAAACGCGTTTTGTCGCCGAAGATACTAAAACAGCCGTCTGGGCGGCCATTAAAGAGCTTAGCTATTCACCCAGCGCCGTTGCCCGTAGTCTTAAGGTGAATAACACCAAAACCATTGGCCTGCTGGCAACCGCCAGCGGTTCACCGTATTTTGCTGAAGTTATCCAAGCAGTGGAAGAAGCCTGTTATAAAAAAGGCTATACGCTGATTCTGTGCAACACGCAAAACGATTTAGAAAAACAGCAGGCTTATCTTGCTATGTTGGCACAAAAACGGGTTGATGGCCTGTTAGTGATGTGTTCTGAGTATCATCCCCCACTACTTTCGCTTCTGGAAAATTATCACGCCATTCCCATGATGGTGATGGACTGGAATAAACACAAAGGCTTTACTGATAATATTGAAGATAACGGTTTTCATGGCGGTTATCTGGCTGCTCGTTACCTGATAGAGCGAGGACATCGCGAAATCTCAACGATAACGGGTCAATTAAATGAATTTACCGGCCGTGAGCGCCATAAAGGTTTTCTCCATGCCTTGAAAGAAGCCCATATCGATATCCTCCCTGAGTGGATTATCGAGGCGGACTTTCAACCACAGGCAGGCTACGATGGCATGGTATCGCTTATCAATCTGAAGAAGCGCCCTACTGCGTTATTCTGCGGCGGAGATGTCATCGCGATGGGTGCGTTATGTGCTGCCGGAGATATGGGGGTTCGTGTACCAGAAGATATTTCGGTTATTGGCTATGACAATATTCGCCATACCCGTTTCTATAATCCACCGCTAACCACCATTCAACAGCCTAAAGAGAGCTTGGCTGTCATGGCGTTAGATATGTTATTAGATCGGATTATCAATAAGCGCGAAGCGTCCCACTCCATTGAACTACATCCTGAACTGATTGAACGAAAATCCGTGACTGATGGCCCCTATCTGAAGAAATAG
- the cydH gene encoding cytochrome bd-I oxidase subunit CydH, producing the protein MSAELKWALSTVVFALFVIVTYSLIAVTH; encoded by the coding sequence ATGTCTGCTGAATTAAAATGGGCGTTAAGCACAGTAGTTTTTGCTCTATTTGTTATCGTTACTTATAGCTTGATTGCGGTAACACACTAA
- a CDS encoding YniB family protein codes for MTHQQASTVALIKRIAGIVIFIPAFISTIISVLKYLVVPKANMQEMTATIMDFLQVIIKIVRQYTSFVEYFWANSPVPNISNWFASGSVWFIVIFLLMFVGLALQASGARLAKRVYNVKEAVRERAILEAMNGDEARSFAELEKLISIPNTSIFAQYGQLYVSPIFWGIFIYIILYMINRL; via the coding sequence ATGACTCACCAACAGGCCAGTACAGTTGCGTTGATTAAACGTATTGCAGGGATCGTTATTTTTATTCCGGCATTCATTTCAACAATTATCTCTGTGCTGAAGTATCTGGTTGTACCTAAAGCTAACATGCAAGAAATGACAGCGACGATTATGGATTTTCTGCAGGTCATTATCAAAATTGTTCGTCAGTACACCTCATTCGTTGAGTATTTTTGGGCTAATTCCCCAGTACCGAATATTAGCAATTGGTTTGCTAGCGGTAGTGTATGGTTTATTGTGATCTTCCTACTGATGTTTGTCGGTTTGGCATTACAGGCTTCCGGCGCACGTTTAGCTAAACGCGTGTATAACGTGAAAGAAGCTGTCAGAGAAAGAGCGATACTGGAAGCGATGAATGGTGATGAAGCGCGCTCATTCGCGGAGTTGGAGAAGTTGATCTCTATACCCAATACCTCGATCTTTGCACAATATGGACAGTTGTATGTTTCACCGATCTTCTGGGGTATTTTTATCTATATCATCCTGTATATGATCAACCGGCTTTAA
- a CDS encoding fructosamine kinase family protein translates to MWQSVSRLLSEYLGETYTITEKEELSGGDIHHARRVSNGKKEVFIKYDTRDILPIFNAELDQLTALAKSGTVRVPEVYGVGYDRDFSFLVLEYLPLKPLDAHHAYCLGQQLARLHQWSDQPQFGLDFDSDLATTPQPNRWQRYWNVFFAEQRIGWQLQLADEKGFHYGDIDTIIDIVSHRLKSHHPQPSLLHGDLWPANCGVSTVGPIIFDPACYWGDRECDLAMLPLYPNLPPQIYDGYQSIWPLPASFIDRQPLYQLYYLLNRANLFGGEHVNVAQLAVKRLFGDEL, encoded by the coding sequence ATGTGGCAATCCGTCAGCCGTTTATTAAGTGAGTATCTGGGTGAGACTTATACAATCACTGAAAAGGAGGAACTGTCAGGAGGTGATATCCATCATGCTCGCCGGGTCAGTAACGGCAAAAAAGAGGTTTTTATCAAGTATGACACTCGGGATATTCTACCTATATTCAATGCCGAACTTGATCAGCTTACGGCATTAGCCAAGAGTGGTACGGTTCGAGTACCAGAGGTTTATGGTGTTGGTTACGACCGCGATTTCAGCTTTTTGGTATTGGAGTACCTGCCGTTAAAACCACTGGATGCCCATCACGCCTATTGTTTAGGACAGCAGCTAGCCCGATTGCATCAATGGAGCGATCAACCACAGTTTGGACTGGATTTTGATAGCGACCTAGCAACTACACCACAGCCTAATCGCTGGCAACGTTACTGGAATGTATTCTTTGCTGAACAGCGTATAGGATGGCAGCTTCAATTGGCGGATGAAAAAGGGTTCCACTATGGGGATATTGATACCATTATCGATATTGTTAGCCATCGGCTGAAAAGCCATCACCCACAACCATCTTTACTTCACGGTGATTTATGGCCAGCGAACTGCGGTGTTAGTACCGTAGGGCCGATAATTTTTGATCCGGCTTGTTATTGGGGCGATCGTGAATGCGATTTAGCCATGTTGCCGTTATATCCTAATTTACCACCGCAAATATATGATGGTTATCAGAGCATTTGGCCTTTACCGGCCAGCTTTATCGATCGCCAGCCGCTATATCAACTTTACTATTTGTTGAATCGGGCAAATCTATTTGGTGGAGAGCACGTTAATGTCGCACAGTTGGCGGTTAAGCGGCTGTTTGGTGATGAGTTGTAA